In Megalobrama amblycephala isolate DHTTF-2021 linkage group LG21, ASM1881202v1, whole genome shotgun sequence, the genomic stretch aaaaaatcttccatTAATAATATACAATACATATTACACCTTTGTCTTTGGGATAAAGAGCTATATATAACTTATACAGGcactgtaattttatttttctcttaagGATAGTAACGAGTGACATGCTTGGGCTTGTGTTCAAGGAAGGACCGCTCACATTCTCACATTGTGAGCATTGTGAGGACACAATTTTCTTGCGGCTACATAGCAGATCACATGACAAGCGACGTGCTCATGGAGCAAATATGGGAGCTATCATGGAGCTGTCCAATCCTGCTACTGAAGGAGGCAGACGTCTGGCAGAATTTATTGCCATCCTGCCCTCAAACACACCTGTCTGGAAGTTAGTAATACTGAAGATCTTATtaagctggttcaggtgtgatTAATCAGAGTTGGAGATGAACTGtacaggacagtggccctccggGCTCAGGATTGGGCAACCATGATTAAACTCTTCTACTGTATTAAAAACTTTTCGTATGCCAAGGGTCAGTTTGAATTATAGGAACATGAGCTTATAAAACAGTCATAACGTAATATCTTTCAATTAAAACCATAATATATTTGATCTGTCACTTCTCATTAATGAGTGGATGTGCAAAAATGTCAAAGTTTTGAATGTTACAATGTTTTACTATATTATTACTACACTTTAAAATTTCTAATTTTACAAGAACTACAGCAAAACCAATGTGGTGCAAGATTTGTTTCAGTAGGTTTCAAATTCTTTGAATATATTATATGAAATTTATAAGAACATATAAACACATGCTGCTCAAAAACAGCCCAAAAAAGCCTATATATTCTTTTTCtaacaaaacaacataaatattactgaaatattttcaaacaaattaTATTCATTTTACTTGCATAAACTCACTTTTAGATGAAAAAGTTGATCAACAGCCTGAATCCACAATGCTTCATCAATAGGTGGCAGCAGAGAAACAACTTCCCTTTCAAACTCTCTTTCCTTTTTCAAATTTTGACCATTTACACTTTGAACGTTTGCACTACACCTCCTTGGGCTGCATGTAGTTCATTAgatgtattttatttgttttgtcaaTTACTTATTGTCTATTAATAGTGTCTTTGTAAGCGCATATTCAAATTTACCAACAAAATTCAGTTCTAAAAGTGTGTGAAATGAGGAGGAAATGGGCTAAATAAATACTCAACTGTCTGGTttaccaacatttttcaaaaagtctttctttgtgttcagcagaggaAAGAAACACATACAGATCtggaacaacacgagggtgagtaaatgatgacagaattgactttttattgggtgaactatccctttatggTTCACAGGTAACTAATAATggaattaaatgtttaataatatctCATAAATAAACAAGTTGTGGTCACGCTTTTGCATCATGACTTGTCTTTTTACAGAGGATTGGATGGGGTAAGAGTCATTACATTAATGAGcctaaacacaaacacaacaccCTTTAATCTCACTATAATAGTACTATATGTCTGCTGCATCATGATATAAATAATGAATCtgattttgatcaaataagcatgaattatttattaagcatttataacatgACTTAAAATGGTTCACTAATTGGTAGGCATTTGTGTTAAAGTCACCCTTTTAAAATTATGCTGTTATTACTgcctatatattaattattttgaatgcGAACATGTTACCGTTATATTATGTTAGGCTTTAGTTTCTGTGAAGACAGGTACATACATAGCATGTTTCTGCTGTTTTATTCAagtgtaacccctcctgttcgaacagcccgctctaagcgggactcgaacccaGGTTTGCTGGCATGGGTGTCGGGTGCTccaacaaggaggctaaagaccgcagtctctagaGTCAGTCTCTAGagcacctcttgagatcaggggagtgaggtttacatgcacagctcttaccgaCCTATGTCCGTTACACTcaaccccctaaacctcactcccatccgggtcacggcaccaatgcaacccctcctgttcaaacaggctgctctaagcgggactcgaacccaGGTCTGctggcatgggagtcgggcgctccaacaaggaggctaaagactgcagtctctagagcgcctcttgagatcaggggagtgaggtttacatgcacagctcatTATACAAGGAGCATTTAATACTCAGTTTTCACCATTCTAATTTGTTATATTGCTCATTAACAGTTCGTTATCTATCTACTACAATCTTATAATTGTGAATGTTGATAGCTGTGAACAGTCTTGTGAAAGTGCACCTTAACCTCGTTCATAGACTCCAGGACCTGAttgagaaacactgatcacAACTTATCCAAAACATATTCTCTGGTCATTCTTGTAATTGTATGATTTTCTTCTACTTtgcctaaaataaaaatagcacgACAATACAAATATGATAGAACTGCATTACATGGACACATAGTCAACATACAGAAAACTTGTTTTTGACCTCCTAGCTTCTGCAATGCTGAATGGTCATGTAATGGTGCATTTGAATTCACATTTGTGGCCATATTCCCACCCCGCACAGATTAAAGTTTCTAGTCTCAGTGTTCAACTCACCCTGTTTTGGACACAGTCTTGACTCAGACTTGATCACAACACTAGATGGCAGTATTATAAAGGTTACATATGATGATTTATAAACTTCATAAAACTGTGATGACAAGAAAATGGTTGCTGGCATTATGTATCTTCAGTTGTGTACTGTTTTCATATAATGCTTGATGACTTTAACATTCATCAGTCAAtataaaactgaaattatacactttatatctcaaattcagtttcagtcaaataatgtttattgtgtAATTGTCCAAAACAGgtgaaaaatgctttaaaatatgaGCTAGAAGACTAATCATAATGTGTTTGGCTGTTATGTTTATTGATTAACTGTCAAAGGCTGAGAATAACATGATTCTATAGATTTGTTAATTCACTTGGGATCAACACAACACATTCTTAGATTAAGAAGCAATAATagtgatttttaaaaagttttttgtaaacaagtcatttttttttatacagcaatcaaattaaaacaaatggcaAAGGGAAAAAATACTTTCAAGCTCTTATAAGAAAGAGGTCCAAAGAAAAAGATACAGtatcacacacgcacacacacacacacacacacacacacacacacacacatatatacttGGTTATAATAAAGtacttgtttttttatgttgttttttcaaatctctgccatttatatattttcagatTAAATAAAAGTTGGAAGGGATCAGTGACATTTTTTGTCAAACTATTGCCACttcctcctcatcatcatcttcatcttcatagTAGCGATTCCTCTTGATCATCTCCTCTACAGTCAGGGACTCCTCCGCCTCCTCGCCATCCCAGAAGCCCACATCCTGGGATTTCCTATGGGCCTTTTCTTCCACAGGTGGAGAGGGTGTGTCTTGGGAAGACTGGAGCTCAGGAAAAGTGTTGGAGTATTTTGCCAGTTTCTCCTGATCTTTCGAACCCCCCTGTTGTTGTAGCTCGGGCtcttttttggtttgttttggcTGAGACTCCTTATCTGTTTGTTGTAGTTCAGcttcattttttctttgttttggcTGAATTTCCTCAggctctttttttgtttgttttgggtgAGACTCCTTGTCTGTTTGTTGTAGATCAgcttcattttttgtttgttttggctgAATTTCCTGGggctctttttttgtttgttttgggtgAGACTCCTTGTCTGTTTGTTGTAGTTCAgcttcattttttgtttgttttggctgAATTTCCTGGggctctttttttgtttgttttgggtgAGACTCCTTGTCTGTTTGTTGTAGTTCAGcttcattttttctttgttttggcTGAATTTCCTCAggctctttttttgtttgttttggctgAGACTCCTTCTCTGTTTGTTGCAGTTCAgcttcattttttgtttgttgcgACACAACCTCTTTTTTCGTTTGTTGTGTCTGTTTGAGAATGGATGTCTTTTCCTTACTCTCAATCTTGGCGAGACTCTCAACATCCTCTTTGGATTGGCTGTCATTGTCCTTTGTCTTTTTATCTGGGATTTTCACCTCTTTTTGCACTTCAGGTTTTGTCTGTTTTCACCTTTGATAGTGAGCGAAGCTCCTCCAGCGAGCCTCGTCTGACCGAAGGAACCTTGACAGAAGATTGTGCCTCTTGTTGTGAAGGATTTGATAATGCCAAGCTTGGTGCCACAGAAAAGGGACGGCTCCGCTCTCTGAGAGACGAACTACGTCGCAGGCTTTTCAGTTCTGCTCTTTCAGAGCTCTTCTGAGCAGGTGGAGCTTCCTCCTCCGGAGGCCACTTTCCTCGGAAAAGCTTGGATGGACCCTTTCCGACTTCAGCAACTGGGCTAGAGACTTTGGAGCTTCCATCACTGTCTGCAGGAGGCGGCCATGCGACTCTCAGTTTTCTTGTTTCCACAGAGGTGGTTTGTGGTTTTTCCGTGGAGCTGGTCATCTGACTTCTGGTCTCTTGAGCTGCAGTCATGTCAGTGAGTTTGGCTGGTCGTGACTCCTCCACTTTGGGCCTCAGTTGTTCTATAGGTTTCACAGAGTCTGCCACTAAGGGCTTTGAGTTTTCACTTCCCTCAGGTTCCTCCTCGTTTGTTCGTGGTGTCCACATTTCCTTATGCGGTCGAAGGCCAAAGCCCTCATCATAGTTGCCCTTAGACTTGAAAAGTTGATTGAAGTGAGGTTTACAGTAGATGCTGCCATGCAGGGAAGCGTAAGACACCAAGCTGAAATAAGAAGgacatattattattacatgcaGGATATCTAAAATCTGACCTCCTCAGGAGGTTGTTTTAGTTTACTAATAGGGGTATAACGATACATGTATTCGTCTCGAACTGTCATGGTATGGACGTCACGGTTCGGTGCACACAGCAAgacgacgaatacagtcagtcacaggcaattcacactccaatccagaagagGGCGTGTGcggtaatgcaacactgtttgctaaccaccacaacaggaaaaagcgcagaagaagaacagatgaTCTATGCATAGAAATGTTTAtgtgtaatctctcaaccaaTGTTTCTACTGCACAAAgtcatcaataaaacagcttgagaataatatctcacgtagcatcacatttacctcaggcattTAGTGTCAaaagcatgttagttcactagagaaatgaactctagagggagcatttcacaaaatatatgcactgtattagcttatatattcattatatttactttacctgttagtaatgtcttaaaggtgccctagattcaaaaactgaatttacctcggcatagttgaataacaagagttcagtacacggaaatgacatacagtgagtctcaaactccattgtttcctccttcttatataaatatcatttgtttaaaagacctcagaagaaccggcgaatctcaacataacaccgactgttacgtaacagtcggggtgtacgcccccaatatttgcatatgccagctcatgttcccaacattatgaaaggcattagacaagggcagccagtattaacgtctggatctgtgcacagccgaatcaacagactaggtaagcaagcaaggacaatagcaaaaaatggcagatggagcaataataactggcattgccagcaagttagtttacactttcaaatgcccagaaagctactaaagactttattcaacaatatctagtgatgagcgatttcaaaagactgcttcatgaagcttcgaagcgttatgaatcttttgtttcgaatcagtggttcggagtgtgaaagtcatgtgatttcagtaaatgaggcttctttacgtcataagtgtttcgaaatttcaatggttcacatgactttagcagtttgatacatgctccaaaccactgatttgaaacaaaagattcataaagcttcgaagcttcatgaagcagtgttttgaaatcgtccatcactagatattgtggaataaagtcgttattttgtttttttggtgcacaaaaagtattttcgacacttcataacattaaggttgaaccactgtagtcacatgaactgttttaaatatgtctttagtagctttctgggcattgaaagtgttaattatttgctgtcaatgcagtcctcactgagccatcggattggtcccactttatattaagtggccttaactactatgtacttacatcaaaaaataagtacaatgtacttattgggttcatatcgaattgcaaaacacatttgcagctattgaggtgggacacgagtaaggttagggaaagctttggtgggatgggtaggtttaagggtaggggtaagagTTAAGGGATGGgacaacagtgtaattataaatgtaattacagaaattaattacagttgtaattacatgcagatgtttttaaaatataagtacaatgtaaaaacatgtacatatacaataagtgcattgtatcaaatgattaatttaaatgtaagtacatagtagttaaggccacttaatataaagtgggaccatcggattttatcaaaaatatcttaatttgtgttccgaaggtgaac encodes the following:
- the lima1b gene encoding LOW QUALITY PROTEIN: LIM domain and actin-binding protein 1 (The sequence of the model RefSeq protein was modified relative to this genomic sequence to represent the inferred CDS: deleted 1 base in 1 codon): MQEMDAGPFSRKQWASQSLRITAKELSLVGSRGKHNAITERFSKYQKAAEEASADKKKMSVDSLPLSVRSGNLSVLKKRWEKTPQEKAAPQLSVAPVIRTAQSASRKPSSPPEPPASSSKPVRQASLSQEPTSHERPAKTKADMENKQKKWAEEKEEIETASDPFSPTSPVEKPALPLNSLKMMFEKGKSKEQTEANSSSEDMDTQMANKGTPSLKRSASVRDRLAKYQLAVNRQAVTVPRSAKQSETDDSVPCVDHKEIAPPAGDGQTVNTLPPSNCAKINGENVHTPSPSTANPAPESKDPPKVPRKFNPPVQERCVSCQKTVYPVEKLIANQQIYHKTCFRCAFCNTKLSLVSYASLHGSIYCKPHFNQLFKSKGNYDEGFGLRPHKEMWTPRTNEEEPEGSENSKPLVADSVKPIEQLRPKVEESRPAKLTDMTAAQETRSQMTSSTEKPQTTSVETRKLRVAWPPPADSDGSSKVSSPVAEVGKGPSKLFRGKWPPEEEAPPAQKSSERAELKSLRRSSSLRERSRPFSVAPSLALSNPSQQEAQSSVKVPSVRRGSLEELRSLSKVKTTKPEVQKEVKIPDKKTKDNDSQSKEDVESLAKIESKEKTSILKQTQQTKKEVVSQQTKNEAELQQTEKESQPKQTKKEPEEIQPKQRKNEAELQQTDKESHPKQTKKEPQEIQPKQTKNEAELQQTDKESHPKQTKKEPQEIQPKQTKNEADLQQTDKESHPKQTKKEPEEIQPKQRKNEAELQQTDKESQPKQTKKEPELQQQGGSKDQEKLAKYSNTFPELQSSQDTPSPPVEEKAHRKSQDVGFWDGEEAEESLTVEEMIKRNRYYEDEDDDEEEVAIV